A portion of the Candidatus Methanoperedens sp. genome contains these proteins:
- a CDS encoding transposase, with translation GIYENYYQLWSNDMKALLLEIKKCVDETRNTSDFLEPDQIRYFEEKYDTIIKIGMKENPPPLIFQDQPKKRGKKKQTTAKNLLDRFIGYKDDILRFMHDFDVPFENNQAERDVRMMKVQQKISGTFRSIQGAVTFCRIRGYISTVKKNKLSVIDAIMGVFRGEAFIPNIAE, from the coding sequence GGAATATATGAGAATTATTACCAGCTATGGTCAAATGATATGAAAGCTTTGCTTCTTGAAATCAAAAAATGTGTAGATGAAACACGAAACACATCTGATTTCTTAGAACCGGATCAAATCAGATACTTCGAAGAGAAGTATGATACGATAATAAAAATTGGCATGAAGGAAAACCCACCACCTTTGATATTTCAAGATCAGCCAAAAAAACGTGGAAAAAAGAAACAGACTACTGCAAAAAATCTACTCGATCGTTTCATAGGTTACAAAGATGATATTCTCAGGTTTATGCATGACTTTGATGTTCCTTTTGAAAATAATCAAGCTGAAAGAGATGTCAGGATGATGAAAGTGCAACAGAAAATTTCCGGAACTTTTCGTAGTATTCAGGGGGCTGTTACTTTCTGCCGCATCAGGGGTTACATTTCAACAGTGAAAAAAAACAAACTTTCGGTTATCGATGCTATTATGGGTGTTTTTAGAGGAGAAGCATTTATTCCGAATATAGCAGAATAA